The segment taaattttattagaaaaaaaaacgcttTTTTGCAATTCTTTCGAAAACGGTTTCTCTTAAACGAAAGAATCGATTTTGATGATAATAGAAACGATCACAAGCTTACGCACATACATTAGTTATATATGTACCTTGGGTGAACCTCGCGCCATTACGGTCGAGGTGAGTAATGTCTGCAGCAGGGATAGTATAAAGCCGAGGTCAGTTAGGGCCGAGGCTTTATATCTCTACTGCAAAAATTAATCACTGAGACCGTATTGGCAGGCGAGGTTTGCCCATgggcttaaaaaatttttcatcctaTGGTGGACGTATGTGAGTTTTTAAGTACAGGGGTCACTCAATCGGTAAATAAGTAGCATACGTCGCAAAAATACACagattttacatttttttatgacttatTATTCTTGTTTCATCTTATTGTTTCTTATCACTTAAGTAATAAGAAACAATGACATATTTAAACTTTAGTAggaaacaacttttttttcttaaatataagGTAGTACTACCGGTTTTAGAATTGACGTTcagaatttaatgaaacttgGCATATTGGTACTTtataatatcataattaagcagttaaatttttggaGGCCTACAgagcactgaaaaaaagatattaatatttataaatttttgcgttTAACATTGATCTTTATGGGAAATCacagactttattttatttcacaaaACTGGACGTTGagatttctataattttagtatcaatagaaagagaaaaatttattgaatattatgTGCAAATAAAACCATAAACTCAGAGCCTGTGATaagaacaattaataaatgattgagAAAAAAGTACTAGTCGACTTAAATGTGGCAACGCCGCAGAAAAGGTTAGGACGCGCGCGAAATTCAAACATGCACCAATGCGGTATGTGAGAATATCAGTGTTACttgtttcagattttttttatatacctTTTCGGTAACTCTTTTACCTTTCCAacgaaatactttttttgtgcagtttattaaatttaactccgacatttttgataataaacaTACGCAACTGATAattagtgtaaaaataaacaaatgtaTGCGCAATAGATTTCCGCGCATAAACTCATATGTTGAGTGAAACAGAATGTATTTCTGTCTCTTTAGTTTTTATGCGGCGTTGCCAAATGAAAATACTACTCTAGCCAAATTACACATAGCACTAATTTGACACCTGTGGTAACGGCAGTACTACCTTAATAAGAaatcttacttttttttaaataagttcTAACgtcaatatatattaatcattaacccgtcagcactcACGTGAACTTTTCGGTAATCTTTACTCTCATGATGAGAGATTCGCTCACGCTCTATGCGCATGCGTCTAACATCTCGCACGCTTTGGCGCACTTGTAGCGGAGGATAAGTTTAAAAGTTACGAAGTATGCCGAGTGCGGCCGAACAGCTATTCACTTACGAAGGCACACGAACTGGCCCGAACATTAccgaaagtaaatttttttttgttacatctATAATCCCGTGATGAGAAGAATGCTCACAATTTCCGACGTgcatgagaaaaatatttttttataaattatatataacattaaggtatttcaaaagttcataatttaaaaatagataaaattattcgaaggtagaaaaaatttcatctaccctttccatttgaaaaaaaaaaagttatcattgTTTAAAATCGAGCGTGAGCAAAATGCTCATGACGTgagtgctgacgggttaaTATATTAATCACAAGTAAATTCTTTAACAAAGTTACCTATCGTAATCCTATTTAAtgattagaaataaaataattacttgtgaTTAATTGGTATGTTACAGTTTTCGCTATCAGAATTATCATTATCCAAAtctatttttcaaaactttatttcttattaaacAACCAAGAAATACCGTCAGAATTTGCTTTTGATTTTGTATTATCTCTTCTGCATAACCTGCGCACGGCAAACTTCTCGAAATTACAGCTGACAACAGAGTTAATCGACTGTATGAAGATCAGTCCACGCATGCGCAACTTCTTCCTCGACTGTATAGAGCTCATTACAGCCCACTAGCCACTAGCGCGTAAGCGCATTATTTACCGATTGAGTTTCGTCTGCACGTAAAAATCCGCATACGTCCTCGGGGatgaaaaagttattaaaaatcacaaagaaaaaaaaacttaacatACCTGAATTTGTCTAACAAGATTAACAATCCGATGAATAACCGGATTATCGTTAGGCACCGCCTCTTTAAGAAGCGCCTCCGCGAAGAATCTAATGAGCGCCggtaaattatcattattaggCCCCAAGACAACCGGATGATTCGCCTCAATCAGATCGCACAGATATCCGTAGACATGTGGCGCCTCATCCTCGTCCTCCGTTACCGGCAACCAGCTCAGCCAATGAGGCAGCATCTCGTCGACATTGACCATTTTGCTGttgaacttcaaaattttcgtcacTGCGCTGATGGCATTTTCCGTCGGATTTATATTTTCCGGGTTACGGGACTCGGGTTGCGTTATCACTTCGACCAATCGGGGAAGGGCTTCCGCGCATGCGGGAGCGTATGCGTCACCTCCGAATTGGGCGAGAACACCGCAGCCGTACGCGGCAGCCTGACGCACTTCGGCGGAGGGGTCGCAGACGTAAGAGATCATAGGCCGCAAAAAGTAGTCCTGGTATTTGATGCTAGAGGGCCCACCGAATTCTATCACGTCATCGAAGACGCAGAGCGCCCACTGGTGGTCAGACCACGAACGTTCGGGCGCGAGTAATTTTACAAAGTGGTGGCAAATTTGATCGAAGTACGGGAAAAATGTGTCTTTGTGAGTCGCGAAGAGGGCGTGGAGAATGTCGGCTATTTTATTGAGCGTGTAAACGTCCTCGTTGTCTTCGTCACGTAATTGCTCTTCTACAACTTCGTCGTAGTCTTCGTCTTTACGTTTTTCGAGACGCGCGACTGCACGTTCGAAATGTTCGTTGAGAAGTTTGTCGAGGATACGAAGTAATTCGGTCATTTGAGAAGCGTCGAGACATCCCTTGCCTAGAAGTTCGATGCACTTGGCCAGGGAGTAAAGAAGCTCGAGCAGAACGTCTGACTCGGGCTCACTGTCTGTTGATTTTAGAAGCTCGGGACAGATGTATGCCCACATTCCTTCGAGGTACTGAGGTCctgtaatcaaaaatttagaagatttttaatttgcaTGCTGGTGAATTGAGTAGATTTCTAGGCTCCTGGGGCTCCTAGGTTATTTTTGATTGGTTTTCTGTGTTCCTGATGCGATTCCACGttaaatgagtacccacatcactaGGTTCTGTTTCCAAGCAAATTTCgtgatttttacaattttgaaaaattaacgaATTTCGATGACGACGGAAAATAGGGATGTGGGTATTCATTCgacaggaaattttattctgaacactaaaaattattcaatttgtcaatttgaataaaaatagtttgtcaaaatttcaaactcgGCCCATATTGCCcaagaattaattttgatggttCCTATAAGTTCCAGAGGTGGCGCcgagtaaaatgagtacccacatcactaGCTTACAGTAAGTAActgaaaaattacttttaattgtcAACTAATTGTTACGAACAATTagccaaaataaaaataatccaaacctaggcttgtgggtactcattcaaCTGGTCTCGAGCTCTAGTACAAGAAAACCGACATGATTTTTCTCTAGACTTGTTTGTTCTAATAATATAACCAAGAATAAGTAAACGTGGTTGACTTTTTAGAACATGCgacgatataattttatatcaaaacGATATAAAAGTAATACTTTGTCAATTTATTATGCCACGAACGTAACGCAtacgtaaaatttaaaatttacgtcTGCTGACTCGGTCCAtggcgtaaaaaaatttaatttatctcaaAAATAATCACCTTTAATTTGAGCGCACTCGAGTAAACAAGGCAAACTTTGCGCAGCTGCCGTTCTAACTCCATcgtggaaataaaatttgagcATCGGTACCATGAGTCTGACAACTTCTTCCGCGTAATCCGCGAATCCTTCCTTCAATTCACGGGCATAGCAAACGAGCATTTCACAAGCCGATGCTTTGTCTTCTAAACCAGCGGTttttattccaaaattttGTTGCTCTCCCAAAGAAACAAACTGCCAATCGAGGTCACCTTCAACACCTTCCATATCTTCATTGTCAAGTAAAGCAACTTCCGGTTTCATGGACGCAGTTTTTAATACCGGGCCCATAACAACCGGCAAATATTGTTCGAATTgttttcccaaaattttacaaagtcTAGCCCATGCggaaattaaataactgaTCTGAGGATCATCATCAGCAAGTTCACCCTCAGCATGAGTTGCCAGCAGCATATCCATGACCTCACTCGCGtcatttatgaatttttctgTTCCTACTGCGAGTCCAATTAAACTCACGCACTCAATCGTTTTTCCGCGTAACATTTTGTGCTCTTGCTGGTTCGCATTCTGGATTATGTACTTAAGACACGGCATCAGACGATCGTAGTAGGCTACGAATTGCTCCTCGCATGTGTCAGCTACCGAAGCTATTGTCGTTACGACctgtaatataatttttaattatcaatctcCTGATACCGACACTTATTTccggtccattttaccccagatACTTCTGATAGCAATTTTTAAGCTCTGCACACAATGCcgagtaaaatgagtacccacatcaatagGTTGCGACAAGTTggtaattaacaattattaattgtcattaattaattacaacaaTTAGCTGATTTTTAAGTCATCAAAAAAtaggcttgtgggtactcattttactcgTCTCCGCTTTCTCTACAAGACTATGCATGGTCTTGAGACTTTTGAAGCTCTGGAATTATTTAAGAAGGTCATAAAAGCTCTGAAGATTTCTTACCTGTTCTAAAACTAATTTAGTTCCTTTTTCAACTAATTCTTGGAATTTAGCTGTCAGTATACTCTCGAGTTTAGCCATTATTGCGTCCAAATAAGGCGTGAGGATATTTTTAGGACAGTCTTCACTGAAATTAACAAGAGCTGCGCCAGCGTGAGCTTGAACCCGCGGGTTCGCGTTGTCATCGAGAACCATCAGTAAACCGGGGATAACTTTgtcgtggaattttttttcaaataccgGTGCAAAGTCCGAGGACATCTGACCTACGGCATTGCAAGCTGCGTAACGTACTCTCGGATgctgaaataaaaagtaattaattaattttaaaactcgagttcatttaactttaattacattttaacgTCTTTTCCAATGTCTTGAGACACAGCTGAgtagaatgagtacccacatgactaGGTTacgataaaaaagaaattatggaattctttaattaactaattaactaaataattttcattaatttgaaatatagcgatgtgggtactcaatcAACTCGTGTCAACATTTTCTCGACGATGGTCaggtttattttataaataaaatgtctgTTCTAAAACTATGACCAAGAATAATATCCAGGGTCGACTCTGTAGAACaaggattaaattaatacatCAAAACgacgttttaattatcatcTTTTTACTCTGCCACGAACGTAACGCATTCACAAAATCAATTTCTGTGACTGCTGACTCCGCCCATGGCTTTGTTTTGTATTTCGGGTACTCTAACTTCCCTCTTAGACCTTCGATTCACtgaaattttgtattaaaactCAACTGACGTCTCCCCGAATCTCTGATTTCAAATTccagcaaaaaaattaactgaaaCTGATTCCAATTGTCAAAAAACCCTCCTAATTCGACAATTGGGGCTTCTGAGGACCGTTTTTCCCACTGGCAGTGCATTGAAGGTGAAAATTTCTTTGTCATCGTAACTTAATTAGATCGAGGGCGTCACTACAAATCTCCTACAGCAAATTTAAGCTACAGTATCAACTGGAACTAGTCCCAATTGTCAAAAAACCCATTTCAATTAGACAATTGAAACACTTGTGGTCCTCTAACTTCCCTTCTAAGCCTccaatttacttaaatttttttcacaattcaACTAACGCCTTTTGGAATCACTCCCAATCAAATCAAAGCAGGAAAAGTTATTGGAACTAGTCCCAATTGTCAAAAAACCCTTTCAATTGGACAATTGGGGCTCTTATAGTTCTCTAATTTCGCTCCTAGGCCTCCGattgacttaatttttttttacaattcaaCTGATGTCTTGTCGAAACACTCTAAATTAAATTCCAGCAGAAAAAGGAACTACTAATAGTCCCAATTGTCAAAAAACACTCGAAATTGGACAATTGGAGCTTCTAGACACCGTTTTTCCCACCGGAAATGCATTTGAAGTGAAAATTTATTCCCCatcgtaattttatttcatagcGGACGTCACTACGAACATTTTGAACCCTTACACGAGTCTgtatctattattattaccaaGAAATAGCttcgaaagtaaaaaaaattgtaataacaAAATGGCGACTTACCGGATCCTGAAGATATTGGACGATTCCCTCCATAATTTGTGATAAAATGGCTTCCATTTGTTTATGACAACCTTCTCCGACAGCAGAAATAGCCATCAGAGCCGCGTGCCGGTACTTCCAATCAGAATTTGAAAGCATGCGTGGAATATTTTCGACAATTTGAGGTAACATGGTCTTGCCCCCTAGTCCGCATGAGAGCCGATCCAGAGCACTCTCGGCAACGACATTATTGCAGTCATTGTCTTCTTCAATTATTTCGTCACTGATAGTCCACTCGTCATCATCCTCAAGGTCAGTCATCATTTCTAGCACCAGAGGGACCAAAGCCACGATGTATTTGCCGCCTACCTTACGGACCATCGCCGGCGCGGTTTCCGACAGAGTGACCAAGACTTCCAGTGAAAGCTGACGCCAACTGTCCCCCATTTCtttgttagaaaaaattttcatgcacATTTCCATTATTGTTTCCAACTGATTACGCAGAAACTTGGGTGCCGTTTCTGCCAGGTCTATTAGGACCTTAAGCAAGGCTTCGTCTTCTTGTTTTTCTACTGACTGAGCTGTCACTTGTACTAGTGCCGGAAGTATGTCGGCAAATTGTTTCTGTATAGCGGTCTCTTTGTCGTGGAGAATTATAAAAGCGCCTATGGCACGAACTGCTTGGTACTGGAccttttttaacaaaaaaaattaaatcatcagGAGATTAATCGAAGTTTTTTAAGCTTCCTTATagaacttaaaatttttctgattgtTTCCCTAAATTCTCTGTTAAATTGcgcgtaaaatgagtacccacatcatcATATTATGAtcacaaattaatttagttattttgaataattaacagGCGGccattttggatttttttacatCGGCTCCATATGTATGACTGTGGGTACTCTTTTTACTCGTCATCGCATTTTCTTAACGATTATCGACttcgttttttcaaaaaaaaattttgagtttatttattgataaaaaaaaaaatgttagctCCGTATCTGTCTGTAAATTAGTACGTGACAATTTACAGTCATCGAaaagcttttaaatttttataagaagaATTTGTGTCGAAAGACCCAGACTTCATATCTTTCGAGTATCAATCTTCTATTTATTACTTCACACAAatagaataaagaaaaattcacATCAATTTCTTAATCTCTGTCAAATTTcccgtaaaatgagtacccacaacacagtatttcatttaatgattgactcattaattttaatcattaataacAATCATCAAATTATCAACTTTTCAGAACATATCagtgtgggtactcattctacTCGTCATCGCGTTCTCTACACCGCCTACagatcaattttcaaaaaataaaattttcaaaaatattttactgtaaaaaaaatttaatcagttcCCAAATTGTTAGTCTTTGAAACTGATGTCATATTCGAATTCTCCATAAAATTTCCTGTGAATCGAGTACCCACAACATGACATTCAAATCACACAttaattatcgattttaatcattaattaatcgtCGGCCATTTTGtgatttatcataaattttaaaaatatcgatgCGACTACTCATTTTACTCGGCATTAAATTCTCTATTCGAAATTActaatgattttgaaaaattataaaaaaaaattttgataattaataaaaaaaaatgcaatgtGATATTTCAGAACCtagtcatgtgggtactcgttGAACTCGCCTTCGCGTCCACTACACAGTAGTCGAGGcgatttttatgttaaattatcaattaccTCATAATTAGCAGTGTCCATGACAGATTGTTGTAACATTTGTTTGATTAAACTCAAATAACTAGATTGCTGGCTTCCAAATACACCGGGCACGGatctaaacaattaaaactcaaattaataattgaacaaataaaaaaattgagttaaATTACTTACGTAAATATTCTGAGCGCACTTTCTTTTAATGCAGGAATCGGACTATTAGCGCactggaataaaaaatttaaaaattctggcCACTGATTATTACCATCGTCGTCAATTAAATTTCTGGCAACTTCAGCAACAACTTCACATATTTTACGTCTTATTGTCTCAGACTGTTCGTTTTGAATCGACAGTAAAATTTGTTTCTTCAATTCTTCTTGTGCTTCTGGCGGCagctgtaattaaataaaattttaaaatattttcaatacttttcaatcaaattaaaaattttcttacaaaGATCAGAAAATTTCCGATCTCTCGATCTGGTTTTCTATCAATTCTTAAAAATTGAAAGCTGAGTAATTTAATTTCGAACTTATGGgtgcgaataatttaaatttcccgggttttttaattttaaaaattaattaaaaataattaatgaattaattaagtaataaaataaattttttattattcttcataaaattacgcatctaaaaatatgccgtgatattaaaaaatttaaatacaaactccaaaaaaaattaacccagtaactgattttaattactctcctaattaaaattaattttcccattgtaattgcaattattaacaaaaattacgcgtctcaataattaattcagaAAATTTCCGATCCCTAGACCTGGTTTTTGATCAATTTCGGACAATTAGAAGCTGAGAAAcgaattttcaaagttttaggcaaaataaattcaaatttcccgggttttttaattttaaaaattaattaaaaataattaatgaattaattaagtaataaaataaattttttattattcttcataaaattacgcatctaaaaatatgccgtgatattaaaaaatttaaatacaaactccaaaaaaaattaacccagtaactgattttaattactctcctaattaaaattaattttcccaatttaattgcaattattaaaaaaaataatgcgactcaataattaattcagaCAATTTCCGATTTCTAGACCTGGTTTTTGATCAATTTCGGACAATGGGAAGctgagaaattaattttcaaagttttagatacgagtaatttaaatttcccgggttttttaatttcaaaaattaattaaaaatatttaatgacttGGTCAagtaatgaattaaattttaaattattctccAGTAAATTCCGCATCTCGTGATGTGGTACAACgtcaatttatattgagtatcagctgagaaaaaaaataatagtcaattttttttatacctggGGGTAAAAGTCCATAAATTCGGATGAAAATAATCGTCGCAGTAAAACCGCGGCCATGGCGCGAATTTCCTCGGCCAGATGTCCATTGCACAGTGAGGTGAGCAACCACGTAACCTTACTTTGTATTGGTAAATTTTTGTAAGCctcctaaaataaaaaaattgaataaatttaaattttcgttcATTTCCCGccaaatgttaaatttttgaaaaattcaaactttcaaatttttgttaaaaaaaaataattttgagaaAGCGGAGTAATTTGGAGAGAAATTATGGGGGAAAGCTTGAGGTAAATAAATGGTCgaggtaaagaaaaaatttagtgaaCACGCGGAATCGGGTGACCATGCGGACAtggcaggaaaaaaaattgattatgggaaaaataaattagggGGTATGTTTATTTATGGGTTTTATTGAAGGGGGTTACTAGTACGAGTGATTTTCTTACCTCGGCTTGGGTACGGACATCATTGTCGGTACTTAATAGTGTACTTAGTAGCTGATTAAATTGCTCGTGGTCAGCCGCCATGTCGCCGAAATGTAAAATGAGAGATCGAGTCTGCGTTTTTTCTCTacccagttttttttttctattacgtTTTTCTGGCTTCTCAAGGTCACTAGAGATGGCGCTTGTTGCTAGTGTGGGAGCTTAGGTGCTGTGCTGGCAGGTGGCGGGAGAATTTGAAATGGCGGGaaagtttgaaatttgaaaaagtggataatttaaatttgagggatttttagaattttagtcgagtttagaattaaaaatttg is part of the Microplitis mediator isolate UGA2020A chromosome 11, iyMicMedi2.1, whole genome shotgun sequence genome and harbors:
- the LOC130677091 gene encoding importin-5; the encoded protein is MAADHEQFNQLLSTLLSTDNDVRTQAEEAYKNLPIQSKVTWLLTSLCNGHLAEEIRAMAAVLLRRLFSSEFMDFYPQLPPEAQEELKKQILLSIQNEQSETIRRKICEVVAEVARNLIDDDGNNQWPEFLNFLFQCANSPIPALKESALRIFTSVPGVFGSQQSSYLSLIKQMLQQSVMDTANYEVQYQAVRAIGAFIILHDKETAIQKQFADILPALVQVTAQSVEKQEDEALLKVLIDLAETAPKFLRNQLETIMEMCMKIFSNKEMGDSWRQLSLEVLVTLSETAPAMVRKVGGKYIVALVPLVLEMMTDLEDDDEWTISDEIIEEDNDCNNVVAESALDRLSCGLGGKTMLPQIVENIPRMLSNSDWKYRHAALMAISAVGEGCHKQMEAILSQIMEGIVQYLQDPHPRVRYAACNAVGQMSSDFAPVFEKKFHDKVIPGLLMVLDDNANPRVQAHAGAALVNFSEDCPKNILTPYLDAIMAKLESILTAKFQELVEKGTKLVLEQVVTTIASVADTCEEQFVAYYDRLMPCLKYIIQNANQQEHKMLRGKTIECVSLIGLAVGTEKFINDASEVMDMLLATHAEGELADDDPQISYLISAWARLCKILGKQFEQYLPVVMGPVLKTASMKPEVALLDNEDMEGVEGDLDWQFVSLGEQQNFGIKTAGLEDKASACEMLVCYARELKEGFADYAEEVVRLMVPMLKFYFHDGVRTAAAQSLPCLLECAQIKGPQYLEGMWAYICPELLKSTDSEPESDVLLELLYSLAKCIELLGKGCLDASQMTELLRILDKLLNEHFERAVARLEKRKDEDYDEVVEEQLRDEDNEDVYTLNKIADILHALFATHKDTFFPYFDQICHHFVKLLAPERSWSDHQWALCVFDDVIEFGGPSSIKYQDYFLRPMISYVCDPSAEVRQAAAYGCGVLAQFGGDAYAPACAEALPRLVEVITQPESRNPENINPTENAISAVTKILKFNSKMVNVDEMLPHWLSWLPVTEDEDEAPHVYGYLCDLIEANHPVVLGPNNDNLPALIRFFAEALLKEAVPNDNPVIHRIVNLVRQIQSNGTMFEGCIRILSPEQQQALHEALSLQPTN